Proteins found in one Verrucomicrobiia bacterium genomic segment:
- a CDS encoding ATP-binding protein: protein MARHASSLVVASHFIEATRDSGYKSLGSALAELIDNSFEAKATRVAVVIGRVEGANPPESHLRVSDNGSGMDANTCSNAMRFGWSSRFNQRNSHGRYGMGLPNASLSHARRIEILTSCDGKSARATYLDADEFSSGGRESVPAANEIAVAEFRKVHPFKHGTTVVWRKCDRLENRYLGPLVKRLGLELGRLFRFQLWAGKHITLNGDPLRPLDPLFERQGCGLTGANAFGPELTYEVASTDGNGKAASSVVKVRFTELPVEKWHVLSNREKNVTGIAKGAGVSIVRAGREIDRGWFFMGQKRRENYDDWWRCEVCFEPDVDELFGVTHTKQEIHPTEKLNAILTPDMERTARELNGRARKAFVMAKSNGHIARDSERLAERFDNLIEPPTQATRVVQKAVVLRRGGRGRVGGLEYRFHWEKLDQLAFYLPSLDGACLKVVLNEQHPFVRQACAATTTQGDDQAGEARRNLELAILAAARAEVSLAKNKQARGWSKTFRESWSNILATFLS, encoded by the coding sequence GACAATTCATTCGAGGCCAAAGCGACGCGGGTGGCGGTCGTGATTGGGCGAGTCGAGGGAGCGAACCCACCGGAATCGCATCTGCGGGTGTCGGACAACGGTTCGGGCATGGACGCCAACACTTGCAGCAACGCGATGCGATTCGGGTGGAGTTCGCGGTTCAACCAGCGGAACAGCCACGGGCGTTACGGCATGGGATTGCCCAACGCATCTCTTAGCCACGCCCGGCGCATCGAAATCCTTACAAGCTGTGATGGTAAGTCGGCGCGGGCAACGTATCTCGACGCCGATGAGTTTAGTTCGGGTGGGCGTGAAAGCGTTCCCGCCGCGAACGAGATCGCAGTCGCGGAGTTCCGCAAGGTGCATCCGTTCAAGCATGGAACAACCGTGGTCTGGCGGAAGTGTGACCGGCTGGAAAACCGATACCTCGGCCCGCTCGTGAAGCGATTGGGATTAGAACTTGGGCGGTTGTTCAGGTTTCAACTGTGGGCGGGCAAGCATATCACGTTGAACGGCGATCCGCTCAGACCGCTCGACCCGCTGTTTGAACGGCAAGGCTGTGGGCTGACCGGGGCGAACGCATTCGGGCCGGAGTTGACCTATGAAGTGGCGTCCACCGATGGCAACGGCAAGGCAGCGTCCTCGGTGGTGAAAGTTCGGTTCACCGAACTGCCCGTGGAAAAGTGGCATGTGCTGTCGAACCGGGAAAAGAACGTCACCGGGATCGCAAAGGGCGCGGGGGTGTCCATTGTCCGTGCCGGACGAGAAATTGACCGGGGCTGGTTTTTTATGGGGCAGAAGCGCCGTGAGAATTACGACGACTGGTGGCGTTGCGAGGTCTGTTTCGAACCAGATGTGGATGAGTTGTTTGGCGTGACCCACACCAAGCAAGAAATCCATCCCACGGAAAAACTGAACGCCATTCTCACGCCGGACATGGAGCGGACGGCGCGGGAACTCAACGGTCGGGCGCGAAAAGCATTCGTGATGGCGAAATCAAACGGGCACATCGCGCGGGATTCCGAACGCCTGGCCGAACGGTTTGACAACTTGATCGAGCCACCGACTCAAGCGACACGAGTTGTCCAAAAGGCGGTGGTGTTGCGGCGCGGCGGTCGTGGGCGAGTTGGTGGATTGGAGTATCGGTTTCATTGGGAAAAACTCGACCAACTCGCGTTCTACCTGCCGTCGCTGGATGGCGCGTGTCTCAAGGTCGTTCTGAATGAGCAACACCCGTTCGTCAGACAAGCATGTGCCGCGACAACGACGCAAGGCGACGATCAGGCTGGTGAAGCGCGGCGGAATTTGGAACTGGCAATCCTCGCCGCAGCTCGGGCGGAAGTATCGCTCGCGAAGAACAAGCAAGCGCGCGGCTGGTCAAAAACATTTCGAGAATCATGGAGCAACATTCTAGCAACATTTCTGAGTTAA